One genomic window of Paramormyrops kingsleyae isolate MSU_618 chromosome 22, PKINGS_0.4, whole genome shotgun sequence includes the following:
- the tmem184ba gene encoding transmembrane protein 184ba isoform X2, translated as MNRLWRRDVPLSERLGDDSPVGMAPGPPATAAPAGPNISWLPEAPLLSPEQPIFLMTTAAQAVSGFCVWTALLLTCHQIYMHLRYYSAPNEQRHIVRILFIVPIYAFDSWLSLLFFTNEEYYVYFDTVRDCYEAFVIYNFLSLCYEYLGGESAIMAEIRGKPIESSCMYGTCCLWGKTYSIGFLRFCKQATLQFCVVKPLMAMVTVILQAFGKYRDGDFNVASGYLYVTIVYNISVSLSLYALFLFYFATRELLSSYSPMLKFFMVKSVIFLSFWQGLLLAILEKCGTIPRITSSEMSVGEGTVAAGYQNFIICVEMFFAALALRHAFTYKVYMDKRLDSQGRCAPMKSISSSLKETMNPGDIVQDAIHNFSPAYQQYTQQSTLEQRSGPAVSRSHSVTSTRDNEKTLLLSSDDEF; from the exons ATGAACAGGTTGTGGAGACGTGATGTACCCCTCTCCGAGCGCCTTGGGGACGACTCGCCCGTTGGCATGGCGCCGGGACCCCCGGCCACCGCCGCCCCCGCCGGGCCTAATATCTCCTGGCTGCCAGAGGCACCACTATTAAGCCCAGAGCAGCCCATCTTCCTGATGACCACGGCGGCCCAGGCTGTGTCGGGCTTTTGCGTGTGGACCGCCCTGCTGCTCACCTGCCACCAG atCTACATGCACCTGCGTTACTACAGCGCCCCCAACGAGCAGAGGCACATCGTGCGCATCCTCTTCATCGTGCCCATCTACGCCTTCGACTCGTGGCTCAGCCTGCTCTTCTTCACCAACGAGGAGTACTATGTCTACTTCGACACCGTCAGGGACTGCTACGAAG CGTTCGTCATCTACAACTTCCTCAGCTTGTGCTACGAGTACCTGGGAGGGGAGAGTGCCATCATGGCAGAGATCCGGGGGAAGCCCATTGA GTCCAGCTGCATGTACGGCACATGCTGCCTCTGGGGGAAGACCTACTCCATCGGCTTCCTGAGGTTCTGTAAGCAG GCTACCCTGCAGTTCTGCGTGGTGAAGCCCCTGATGGCCATGGTGACGGTCATCCTGCAGGCCTTTGGGAAATATCGAGACGGAGACTTCAA tgtggcCAGTGGGTACCTGTATGTGACCATCGTGTACAACATCTCCGTCAGCCTCTCTCTCTACGCCCTCTTCCTCTTCTACTTCGCCACGCGTGAGCTGCTCAGCTCCTACAGCCCCATGCTGAAGTTCTTCATGGTCAAGTCCGTCATCTTCCTCTCCTTCTGGCAGG gcctgctgCTGGCCATCCTCGAGAAGTGTGGCACCATCCCCCGGATCACCTCGTCGGAAATGTCCGTGGGCGAGGGCACGGTGGCGGCCGGCTACCAGAACTTCATCATCTGCGTGGAGATGTTCTTCGCTGCCCTGGCACTGCGACATGCCTTCACCTACAAGGTCTACATGGACAAGAGGCTGGACTCCCAag GCCGCTGTGCCCCAATGAAGAGCATCTCCAGCAGCCTGAAGGAGACGATGAACCCGGGCGACATCGTCCAAGACGCCATCCATAACTTCTCTCCGGCCTATCAGCAGTACACGCAGCAGTCCACGCTGGAGCAGCGCTCGGGACCGGCCGTGTCCCGCAGCCACAGTGTCACCAGCACCCGCGACAATGAGAAGACACTGCTGCTCAGCTCTGATGATGAGTTCTGA
- the tmem184ba gene encoding transmembrane protein 184ba isoform X1, which yields MNRLWRRDVPLSERLGDDSPVGMAPGPPATAAPAGPNISWLPEAPLLSPEQPIFLMTTAAQAVSGFCVWTALLLTCHQIYMHLRYYSAPNEQRHIVRILFIVPIYAFDSWLSLLFFTNEEYYVYFDTVRDCYEAFVIYNFLSLCYEYLGGESAIMAEIRGKPIESSCMYGTCCLWGKTYSIGFLRFCKQATLQFCVVKPLMAMVTVILQAFGKYRDGDFNVASGYLYVTIVYNISVSLSLYALFLFYFATRELLSSYSPMLKFFMVKSVIFLSFWQGLLLAILEKCGTIPRITSSEMSVGEGTVAAGYQNFIICVEMFFAALALRHAFTYKVYMDKRLDSQGPIPTYGQYGRCAPMKSISSSLKETMNPGDIVQDAIHNFSPAYQQYTQQSTLEQRSGPAVSRSHSVTSTRDNEKTLLLSSDDEF from the exons ATGAACAGGTTGTGGAGACGTGATGTACCCCTCTCCGAGCGCCTTGGGGACGACTCGCCCGTTGGCATGGCGCCGGGACCCCCGGCCACCGCCGCCCCCGCCGGGCCTAATATCTCCTGGCTGCCAGAGGCACCACTATTAAGCCCAGAGCAGCCCATCTTCCTGATGACCACGGCGGCCCAGGCTGTGTCGGGCTTTTGCGTGTGGACCGCCCTGCTGCTCACCTGCCACCAG atCTACATGCACCTGCGTTACTACAGCGCCCCCAACGAGCAGAGGCACATCGTGCGCATCCTCTTCATCGTGCCCATCTACGCCTTCGACTCGTGGCTCAGCCTGCTCTTCTTCACCAACGAGGAGTACTATGTCTACTTCGACACCGTCAGGGACTGCTACGAAG CGTTCGTCATCTACAACTTCCTCAGCTTGTGCTACGAGTACCTGGGAGGGGAGAGTGCCATCATGGCAGAGATCCGGGGGAAGCCCATTGA GTCCAGCTGCATGTACGGCACATGCTGCCTCTGGGGGAAGACCTACTCCATCGGCTTCCTGAGGTTCTGTAAGCAG GCTACCCTGCAGTTCTGCGTGGTGAAGCCCCTGATGGCCATGGTGACGGTCATCCTGCAGGCCTTTGGGAAATATCGAGACGGAGACTTCAA tgtggcCAGTGGGTACCTGTATGTGACCATCGTGTACAACATCTCCGTCAGCCTCTCTCTCTACGCCCTCTTCCTCTTCTACTTCGCCACGCGTGAGCTGCTCAGCTCCTACAGCCCCATGCTGAAGTTCTTCATGGTCAAGTCCGTCATCTTCCTCTCCTTCTGGCAGG gcctgctgCTGGCCATCCTCGAGAAGTGTGGCACCATCCCCCGGATCACCTCGTCGGAAATGTCCGTGGGCGAGGGCACGGTGGCGGCCGGCTACCAGAACTTCATCATCTGCGTGGAGATGTTCTTCGCTGCCCTGGCACTGCGACATGCCTTCACCTACAAGGTCTACATGGACAAGAGGCTGGACTCCCAag GGCCGATACCCACATACGGACAGTACG GCCGCTGTGCCCCAATGAAGAGCATCTCCAGCAGCCTGAAGGAGACGATGAACCCGGGCGACATCGTCCAAGACGCCATCCATAACTTCTCTCCGGCCTATCAGCAGTACACGCAGCAGTCCACGCTGGAGCAGCGCTCGGGACCGGCCGTGTCCCGCAGCCACAGTGTCACCAGCACCCGCGACAATGAGAAGACACTGCTGCTCAGCTCTGATGATGAGTTCTGA
- the csnk1e gene encoding casein kinase I: MELRVGNKYRLGRKIGSGSFGDIYLGANIATGEEVAIKLECVKTKHPQLHIESKFYKMMQGGVGIPSIKWCGAEGDYNVMVMELLGPSLEDLFNFCSRKFSLKTVLLLADQMISRIEYIHSKNFIHRDVKPDNFLMGLGKKGNLVYIIDFGLAKKYRDARTHQHIPYRENKNLTGTARYASINTHLGIEQSRRDDLESLGYVLMYFNLGSLPWQGLKAATKRQKYERISEKKMSTPIEVLCKGYPSEFSTYLNFCRSLRFDDKPDYSYLRQLFRNLFHRQGFSYDYVFDWNMLKFGASRTAEDGERERRGAEERDERIAGGARGSAARALPPGPNPPAPNRVRNGPEPAVSTPASRVQPSGNTSPRAISRVERERKVSMRLHRGAPVNVSSSDLTARHDQSRISASQVSMPFEHLGK, encoded by the exons ATGGAGTTGAGGGTGGGAAACAAATACCGCCTTGGACGAAAAATAGGGAGCGGCTCATTTGGGGATATTTACCTGG GTGCCAACATCGCCACGGGGGAGGAAGTGGCCATCAAGCTGGAGTGTGTGAAGACCAAACATCCACAGCTGCACATCGAGAGCAAGTTCTACAAGATGATGCAGGGAGGAG TGGGAATCCCCTCCATAAAATGGTGCGGTGCCGAGGGAGACTACAACGTGATGGTCATGGAGCTCCTCGGGCCCAGCCTGGAGGACCTGTTCAACTTCTGCTCCCGCAAGTTCAGCCTGAAGACCGTGCTGCTGCTGGCTGACCAGATG ATCAGCCGCATCGAGTACATCCACTCCAAGAACTTCATCCACCGGGACGTGAAGCCGGATAACTTCCTCATGGGCCTGGGGAAGAAGGGCAACCTGGTCTACATCATCGACTTCGGCCTGGCCAAGAAGTACCGCGACGCTCGCACCCACCAGCACATCCCCTACCGCGAGAACAAGAACCTGACGGGCACGGCGCGCTACGCCTCCATCAACACGCACCTGGGCATCG AACAGTCCCGGCGTGACGACCTGGAGTCCCTGGGCTATGTGCTGATGTACTTTAACTTGGGCTCGCTGCCCTGGCAGGGCCTCAAGGCCGCCACCAAGAGGCAGAAGTACGAGCGCATCAGCGAGAAGAAGATGTCCACCCCCATCGAGGTGCTCTGCAAGGGCTACCCCT CGGAATTCTCCACCTACCTTAACTTCTGCCGCTCGTTGCGGTTTGACGACAAGCCCGATTACTCCTACCTACGGCAGCTCTTCAGGAACCTCTTCCACAGACAGGGCTTCTCCTATGACTATGTCTTTGACTGGAACATGCTCAAATTT GGTGCTAGCAGGACGGCCGAGGACGGCGAGAGGGAGCGGAGAGGAGCGGAGGAGAGGGACGAGCGGATCGCGGGGGGGGCCCGGGGCTCAGCTGCCAGGGCCCTACCTCCAGGTCCAAACCCCCCAGCGCCAAACCGGGTCAGGAATGGCCCAGAGCCAGCAGTCTCAACACCAGCCTCTCGTGTACAGCCATCCG GGAACACGTCTCCGCGGGCCATCTCCCGCgtggagagggagaggaaggtgAGCATGAGGTTGCACAGGGGTGCCCCCGTCAACGTCTCATCCTCGGATCTCACCGCCCGCCACGATCAGTCTCGCATCTCCGCGTCGCAG GTCAGCATGCCGTTTGAGCACCTAGGAAAGTGA